A region from the Alnus glutinosa chromosome 5, dhAlnGlut1.1, whole genome shotgun sequence genome encodes:
- the LOC133868731 gene encoding pentatricopeptide repeat-containing protein At3g57430, chloroplastic, protein MSCCYTQPLSPLALPFSSRASSSLQTDHRLPTALQKQTRSQPLPTTTLTASSAKPLSQDSWVESLRSQARSNLFQEAIMTYIQMLALAGISPDNFAFPAVLKAVAGLQDVNLGKQIHAHVFKFGYAFSSVTVANTLVHMYGKCGNIGDVYKVFDRMTERDHVSWNSIIAALCRFEEWELALEAFRLMLFENEAPSSFTLVSGALACSNLRRHDGLRLGKQLHAYSLRTGIWKTYTNNAFMVMYAKLGRVADSQALFELFEERDMVSWNTMISSFSQNDQFLEALSFLRLMVLEGTKPDGVTFASVLPACSHLEMLDRGKEIHAYALKTTNLLENSFVGSALVDMYCNCQQVESGRRVFDGILERSIALFNAMVTGYAQNEHYEKALNLFFQMVLDGICPNTTTMSSVLPASVRCELFSDTEGMHGYVIKRGLYRDRYMQNALMDMYFRMGKIEISEYIFNGMEVRDIVSWNTMITGYVICGRHNDALNLLHEMQMIEEQNKDDNCEEKNMVPLKPNSVTLMTVLPGCASLAALAKGKEIHGYAIRHLLASDVAVGSALVDMYAKCGCLDFSRRVFDRMPIKNVITWNVLIMAYGMHGRGEEAFELFKDMVAEGDKNDGLRPNQVTFIAILAACSHSRMVNEGLYLFHRMKENHGVEPAPDHYACVVDLLGRAGQLEEAYELINTMPPEFDKTDAWSSLLGACRIHQNVEIGEIAAKNLLDLEPNVASHYVLLSNIYSSAGLWEKAMDIRKRMKELGVRKEPGCSWIEFGDEVHKFVAGDGSHPQSEQLHGFLEILLERMRKEGYVPDTSCVLHNVGEEEKETLLCGHSEKLAIAFGILNTPPGTTIRVAKNLRVCNDCHVASKFISKIEDREIIVRDVRRFHHFRNGTCSCGDYW, encoded by the coding sequence ATGTCATGCTGCTACACCCAACCACTTTCTCCTCTCGCTCTGCCATTCTCTTCACGTGCATCGTCTTCCCTCCAAACCGATCACCGCCTACCCACAGCCCTTCAAAAACAGACTCGTTCTCAACCCCTCCCCACCACCACTCTCACCGCTTCCTCTGCAAAACCCTTGTCTCAGGACTCATGGGTCGAATCCCTTCGCTCCCAAGCGCGGTCCAATCTCTTCCAGGAAGCCATTATGACATACATCCAGATGTTGGCTCTCGCGGGTATTTCACCCGACAACTTCGCTTTCCCGGCTGTCCTCAAGGCCGTGGCGGGACTTCAGGACGTAAATCTTGGGAAACAGATTCATGCCCATGTTTTTAAATTTGGGTACGCCTTCTCTTCGGTCACCGTGGCTAATACCCTTGTTCATATGTATGGGAAATGTGGGAATATAGGGGACGTGTACAAGGTGTTTGACAGAATGACTGAGAGGGACCATGTTTCTTGGAATTCCATCATTGCTGCATTGTGTCGCTTTGAGGAGTGGGAGCTTGCTTTGGAGGCGTTTCGGTTAATGCTGTTTGAGAATGAGGCGCCTAGCTCGTTTACGTTGGTGAGTGGCGCGCTAGCTTGTTCAAATTTGCGTAGGCATGATGGTTTGCGGCTTGGTAAGCAATTGCATGCGTATAGTTTAAGAACAGGAATTTGGAAAACGTATACCAACAATGCTTTCATGGTTATGTATGCTAAATTAGGAAGGGTTGCTGACTCGCAAGCTTTATTTGAGTTATTTGAGGAACGTGATATGGTTTCATGGAACACCATGATAAGTTCCTTCTCTCAAAACGATCAGTTTTTAGAAGCATTATCATTTTTGCGTCTTATGGTTCTTGAAGGAACTAAACCGGATGGGGTCACCTTTGCAAGCGTACTTCCTGCCTGTTCTCATTTGGAGATGTTAGATAGAGGGAAGGAAATTCATGCTTATGCCTTGAAAACTACTAACTTACTCGAGAATTCTTTTGTGGGTAGTGCTTTGGTTGACATGTATTGCAACTGTCAACAAGTTGAAAGTGGTCGCCGAGTTTTTGATGGTATCTTAGAGCGGAGCATTGCACTTTTTAATGCTATGGTTACTGGTTATGCACAAAATGAGCATTACGAGAAGGCCTTGAACCTCTTCTTTCAAATGGTACTTGATGGAATTTGTCCAAACACCACCACAATGTCGAGTGTTTTGCCAGCTAGTGTGCGCTGTGAACTGTTCTCTGACACAGAAGGTATGCATGGGTATGTAATAAAGAGAGGTTTGTATAGGGATAGGTATATGCAGAATGCACTTATGGACATGTACTTCAGAATGGGAAAGATAGAAATCTCAGAATATATATTTAACGGCATGGAGGTCAGAGATATAGTATCTTGGAACACAATGATCACTGGTTATGTCATTTGTGGACGCCATAATGATGCACTTAACCTGCTACACGAGATGCAAATGATAGAAGAACAGAACAAAGACGATAATTgcgaggagaagaacatggttCCCCTTAAGCCAAATTCAGTAACACTTATGACAGTTCTGCCGGGTTGTGCTTCCCTTGCTGCACTAGCAAAGGGGAAAGAGATCCATGGTTATGCCATCAGACATTTATTGGCATCAGATGTTGCAGTCGGTAGTGCACTAGTTGACATGTATGCAAAATGTGGCTGCTTGGACTTTTCTAGGAGAGTGTTTGATCGGATGCCCATCAAGAATGTAATCACCTGGAATGTTCTCATCATGGCTTATGGGATGCATGGGAGAGGGGAGGAAGCCTTTGAACTATTTAAGGATATGGTAGCAGAAGGAGACAAGAACGATGGTTTAAGGCCTAATCAAGTTACATTTATTGCAATTCTTGCAGCGTGTAGTCACTCCAGGATGGTAAATGAAGGCCTATACTTATTCCATAGAATGAAAGAGAACCACGGGGTTGAACCTGCACCAGACCACTATGCTTGTGTGGTGGACTTGCTTGGTCGAGCTGGTCAACTAGAAGAAGCATATGAACTTATCAATACCATGCCCCCTGAGTTTGACAAAACAGATGCGTGGAGTAGCTTGCTTGGTGCTTGTCGGATACATCAGAATGTAGAAATTGGGGAGATTGCAGCTAAGAATCTCCTTGACTTGGAGCCAAATGTAGCTAGCCACTATGTTTTACTGTCTAATATCTACTCTTCCGCCGGACTCTGGGAAAAGGCGATGGACATCCGGAAAAGGATGAAAGAACTGGGAGTAAGAAAGGAACCTGGGTGTAGTTGGATTGAGTTTGGTGATGAGGTTCATAAGTTCGTGGCTGGGGATGGGTCACACCCACAAAGTGAGCAGCTCCATGGATTTCTTGAAATCCTGTTGGAAAGGATGAGAAAGGAGGGGTATGTGCCtgatacttcttgtgtacttcaCAATGTTGGTGAGGAGGAGAAAGAGACTCTACTCTGTGGGCACAGTGAGAAACTGGCGATAGCTTTTGGTATTCTCAACACCCCTCCTGGAACTACCATTAGAGTTGCCAAGAACCTTAGAGTTTGTAATGACTGCCATGTTGCTTCTAAGTTTATCTCGAAGATAGAAGACAGAGAGATCATTGTTAGAGACGTGAGGAGGTTCCATCATTTTAGGAATGGAACTTGTTCCTGTGGGGACTACTGGTAA